The following coding sequences lie in one Mesorhizobium shangrilense genomic window:
- a CDS encoding enoyl-CoA hydratase-related protein, translating to MMDFSDIRYEARDGVARITVARAERLNAYRNQTADELLAALRDAERDVDIRAVLLTGEGRAFGAGYDLTSIRPGETPALDDVLERHFNPLVSAMRSSRLPIVAAVNGPCAGAAVGVALAADIVLCSASAYFYEPFVGIALVPDAGNTQFLTRILGHVRASGMMLLGDRIDAQRALAWGLVWQVVEDEALDGAALDICRRLASQEAAAVAATKRLVTGAADGGLEGQLRLERDLQGAAGRSPAVLGRVADFFARSTDRRKSNPPTS from the coding sequence ATGATGGATTTCAGCGACATCCGCTATGAAGCACGCGACGGTGTCGCGCGCATCACAGTCGCGCGAGCCGAACGCCTCAACGCGTATCGCAATCAGACCGCAGACGAACTGCTCGCGGCCCTTCGCGACGCCGAGCGCGACGTGGACATTCGTGCCGTCCTCCTCACCGGCGAAGGGCGCGCCTTTGGCGCGGGCTACGACCTCACTTCGATCCGGCCCGGCGAGACTCCGGCGCTCGATGACGTACTCGAACGCCATTTCAATCCACTCGTGTCGGCCATGCGGTCGAGCCGCCTGCCCATCGTCGCTGCGGTCAACGGACCTTGCGCCGGCGCCGCAGTTGGGGTCGCGCTGGCGGCCGACATCGTCCTGTGTTCGGCATCCGCCTATTTCTACGAGCCCTTCGTCGGCATCGCACTTGTGCCTGACGCCGGCAACACGCAGTTCCTGACGCGCATCCTCGGCCATGTCCGTGCCTCGGGCATGATGCTTCTGGGAGATCGCATTGACGCCCAGCGCGCGCTGGCGTGGGGACTTGTCTGGCAGGTCGTCGAGGACGAGGCGTTGGACGGAGCAGCGCTCGACATTTGCCGGCGGCTGGCCAGCCAGGAAGCTGCCGCGGTTGCCGCCACGAAGCGGCTCGTCACCGGCGCCGCCGACGGCGGCCTTGAGGGGCAACTCAGGCTGGAACGCGACCTACAAGGCGCGGCCGGCCGGTCTCCGGCAGTGCTTGGCCGCGTGGCCGATTTCTTCGCCAGGAGCACCGATCGGCGAAAGAGCAATCCGCCGACTTCCTAA
- a CDS encoding 2-hydroxychromene-2-carboxylate isomerase, producing MAAPIRFYFDFASPYAYFSIQEVEAIGREIGRAVEWRPVLMWAILKAHGIFPPMDSPAKRTYLINDMKRSAAFMRVPYVHPVKLPLSSHLAARLYYSVEGARDRALAERLFRAFFLEQEDISREDVLIRIAGDLGMDESQAVEGMKGAAARARLERAVEEAIADGVVGSPFFSVDGEGFFGADRLSQLRWRLAREGQ from the coding sequence ATGGCCGCACCGATCCGCTTCTATTTCGACTTCGCATCGCCCTACGCCTACTTCTCGATCCAGGAAGTCGAGGCGATCGGCAGGGAGATCGGCCGTGCCGTCGAATGGAGACCCGTGCTGATGTGGGCGATCCTCAAGGCGCACGGCATCTTCCCGCCGATGGATTCGCCCGCCAAGCGGACCTATCTCATCAATGACATGAAGCGCTCCGCCGCCTTCATGAGGGTACCCTATGTTCATCCGGTCAAGCTGCCGCTGTCCTCCCATCTGGCGGCCAGGCTCTATTACAGCGTCGAAGGCGCGCGCGACCGGGCGTTGGCCGAGAGGCTGTTTCGGGCATTCTTCCTCGAACAGGAGGACATTTCCAGGGAGGACGTGCTGATCCGCATTGCCGGCGACCTGGGGATGGATGAAAGCCAGGCCGTGGAGGGCATGAAGGGAGCGGCAGCGCGGGCGAGGCTCGAGCGGGCCGTCGAGGAAGCGATCGCGGACGGCGTCGTCGGCTCGCCGTTCTTTTCGGTCGACGGCGAGGGCTTCTTCGGGGCGGACCGGCTTTCGCAGCTCCGCTGGCGCCTCGCCCGGGAGGGGCAATGA
- a CDS encoding acyl-CoA dehydrogenase family protein has protein sequence MDFDFTDDQNALRELVSKFVEREMPKEAVAAWDHDCEFPHALLDKMAEVGLMGASIPTEYGGSGGGVMEETIVLEGLARHSSTVALAYGLDVSFGAVTIERHGTEQQRREFLPKIASGELHFALSLTEPDGGTDILGAMKTVAVEDGDDYVINGAKVFTTGINIASWLFVVARTSRDPDKPSRGLTVFMVHKDTPGISWSKIEKLGSRFLHSYEVVYRNVRVPKSAIIGQEGRGWHAILDTLNNERIFIAATCVGLGQGALDDAVRYAQERTAFGKQIGQFQAVQHPLADSLTEIEMARLMTYKAAWMQDRGQDCSLPASMAKYYASEAAFRTTDRGMRVLAGYGFTMEYHMQRYYRDIRQLIFAPITNEMSRNFIAQVGCGLPRSY, from the coding sequence ATGGATTTTGATTTCACCGACGATCAGAACGCGCTTCGCGAACTCGTGTCCAAATTCGTCGAACGCGAGATGCCGAAGGAAGCTGTCGCGGCCTGGGATCATGATTGCGAATTCCCGCATGCATTGCTCGACAAGATGGCCGAGGTCGGCCTCATGGGCGCGTCCATCCCGACCGAATATGGCGGCAGCGGCGGCGGCGTGATGGAGGAGACCATCGTGCTGGAGGGATTGGCCCGCCATTCCTCGACGGTGGCTCTCGCCTACGGCCTCGATGTCTCGTTCGGGGCTGTCACGATCGAGCGCCACGGCACCGAACAACAGCGCCGGGAGTTCCTGCCGAAGATCGCCAGCGGCGAGCTGCATTTCGCCTTGTCGCTGACAGAGCCTGACGGGGGCACCGACATTCTCGGCGCCATGAAGACGGTGGCGGTCGAAGACGGCGACGACTACGTCATCAACGGCGCCAAGGTCTTTACCACCGGCATCAACATTGCGTCCTGGCTGTTCGTCGTGGCGCGCACTTCGCGAGACCCGGACAAGCCCTCGCGCGGCCTCACCGTGTTCATGGTCCACAAGGACACGCCGGGCATTTCCTGGAGCAAGATCGAGAAGCTCGGCTCGCGCTTCCTGCATTCCTATGAGGTCGTCTATCGCAACGTGCGCGTTCCGAAGTCGGCGATCATCGGCCAGGAGGGGCGCGGCTGGCACGCCATCCTCGACACGCTCAACAACGAGCGCATCTTCATTGCGGCGACCTGCGTCGGCCTCGGCCAGGGGGCGCTCGACGACGCGGTGCGCTATGCCCAGGAGCGCACGGCTTTCGGCAAGCAGATCGGCCAGTTTCAGGCAGTGCAGCATCCGCTGGCGGACAGCCTGACCGAGATCGAGATGGCGCGGCTGATGACCTACAAGGCTGCATGGATGCAGGACCGGGGACAGGATTGCTCGCTGCCGGCGTCGATGGCGAAGTATTACGCCTCAGAGGCCGCCTTCCGCACCACAGACCGCGGCATGCGCGTGCTCGCCGGCTACGGCTTCACGATGGAATACCACATGCAGCGCTACTATCGCGACATCCGCCAACTGATCTTCGCGCCGATCACCAACGAGATGAGCCGGAACTTCATCGCACAGGTGGGCTGCGGCCTGCCGCGTTCCTACTGA
- a CDS encoding MaoC family dehydratase: MTNPLTTFEGATIGSPVCQGRIAVTQQDIDRFCALLGYDDAAYRADAPGGAVAPTSMCLTYGLRLGWEEDVFPPGAIRMGDENTYGVPARPGDTLTTALTIVDRFERKGRRFLKYEMTTVNQREEAVCTVAFTAIVP, translated from the coding sequence ATGACCAATCCGCTGACGACGTTCGAGGGCGCGACGATTGGATCTCCTGTCTGCCAGGGGCGCATCGCCGTCACGCAGCAGGACATCGACCGCTTCTGCGCTCTTCTGGGTTATGACGACGCTGCCTATCGCGCTGACGCGCCGGGCGGGGCCGTCGCGCCGACCTCGATGTGCCTGACCTACGGCCTGCGCCTGGGCTGGGAGGAGGATGTCTTTCCGCCCGGCGCCATCCGGATGGGTGACGAGAACACCTACGGCGTCCCGGCTCGCCCGGGCGATACGCTCACCACGGCCTTGACGATTGTCGACCGATTCGAGCGCAAGGGACGCAGGTTCCTCAAATACGAGATGACGACCGTCAACCAGCGGGAAGAGGCGGTCTGCACGGTCGCCTTCACCGCCATCGTCCCGTGA
- a CDS encoding thiamine pyrophosphate-dependent dehydrogenase E1 component subunit alpha: protein MTQDPLEIYRRLLLIRECEAQLNDAFAKNRFPGYLHSYLGQEACAVGVCDGLTDSDVIVSNHRGRGHYLAKGMAVKPMMAEMFGKASGVCGGRGGEMHAADPSIGVLGGNGIVGGGLPIAAGAALSAQMDGRGAVAVAFFGEGASNNGSFGETMNVAAAWKLPLFLVCENNLYAEMTPFDQTVAQPDIALRAAGYGMPGEVVDGNDVFAVREAAARAIARARSGEGPTLLELKTYRWGGHFEGDPRKYRTREEEDEWKARCPVARVRKILIDERGIEAAQLTALETQVASEIAEAIVFAIDSPLPEPETALSKVYAA from the coding sequence ATGACACAGGATCCCTTGGAGATCTACCGGCGGCTGCTTCTGATCCGAGAATGCGAGGCGCAACTCAACGATGCCTTCGCGAAGAACCGCTTTCCCGGCTACCTGCACTCCTATCTCGGTCAGGAAGCCTGCGCCGTCGGCGTCTGCGACGGCCTGACGGACAGCGATGTCATCGTTTCGAACCATCGTGGGCGCGGCCACTACCTGGCCAAGGGCATGGCCGTGAAGCCGATGATGGCCGAGATGTTCGGCAAGGCGAGCGGAGTGTGCGGCGGACGCGGCGGAGAGATGCACGCTGCGGATCCGTCGATCGGGGTACTGGGCGGCAACGGCATCGTCGGCGGTGGCCTGCCGATCGCGGCCGGCGCCGCCCTGTCGGCCCAGATGGACGGCAGGGGAGCAGTGGCCGTCGCCTTCTTCGGCGAAGGAGCGAGCAACAACGGTTCGTTCGGCGAGACCATGAACGTGGCCGCTGCCTGGAAGCTGCCGCTCTTCCTCGTCTGCGAGAACAACCTTTACGCCGAGATGACGCCGTTCGACCAGACGGTCGCCCAGCCCGACATTGCGCTGCGCGCCGCCGGCTACGGCATGCCGGGCGAGGTGGTCGACGGCAACGACGTGTTCGCGGTGCGCGAGGCAGCCGCGCGTGCGATCGCGCGCGCGCGCAGCGGCGAAGGTCCGACGCTTCTGGAGCTCAAGACCTATCGCTGGGGCGGTCATTTCGAGGGTGATCCGCGCAAATACCGGACACGCGAGGAAGAAGACGAGTGGAAGGCGCGCTGCCCCGTAGCCCGGGTGCGCAAAATTCTGATCGACGAGCGCGGCATCGAGGCGGCGCAATTGACGGCTCTCGAGACGCAGGTCGCGAGCGAGATCGCCGAGGCGATCGTCTTCGCGATAGACAGTCCGCTGCCCGAGCCGGAAACGGCGCTTTCAAAGGTATATGCGGCCTGA
- a CDS encoding MaoC family dehydratase, which yields MSTKDRPLPAVPAGTEITITQAMIDEYARISGDFNPLHVDMVMAARTPFGGTIAHGCIPMEPIFKAVQAMIGKPVMPAGSTMSLRYLQPSRPGDRIHLQLQASDVDGGKARFAFACVNQRGDKVIEGRCSFCE from the coding sequence ATGAGCACCAAGGACAGGCCGCTTCCGGCAGTGCCGGCCGGTACCGAAATCACCATCACGCAGGCGATGATCGATGAATACGCCCGCATCTCGGGCGATTTCAATCCGCTCCACGTCGACATGGTGATGGCGGCGAGGACCCCGTTCGGCGGGACGATCGCACATGGCTGCATACCCATGGAACCGATCTTCAAGGCGGTGCAGGCGATGATCGGCAAACCCGTCATGCCTGCCGGAAGCACCATGTCGCTGCGTTATCTTCAGCCGTCCCGGCCCGGCGACAGGATCCACCTGCAATTGCAGGCGAGCGATGTCGACGGTGGGAAGGCAAGGTTCGCATTCGCCTGCGTCAACCAGCGCGGCGACAAGGTGATAGAGGGCCGCTGCAGCTTCTGCGAGTAG
- a CDS encoding enoyl-CoA hydratase/isomerase family protein gives MTGAELPTYSTIALSVEGRIARLVLQRPDKLNALNPQMLKELLDALHRVRLHKGLNALLLVGSGRLFSAGVDLDTPFFMEHVEDASVFSGTRLLNWQHQVITALFEQEIITIAAINGHACGGGGLGLAMSCDMRVSVRSARFWMVPLMLDVIQDFGLSWLAQRLVGPSRTMQMAVLGQRVDAETALGWGLVNELVDDADALAARMQAIAAQIDGMGSDALRMMKLILRNGERSELRSQLGLEAVANGLNFQSGEFQQKKASYLRQLREGRV, from the coding sequence ATGACCGGCGCCGAACTGCCGACCTACAGCACCATTGCCCTGTCTGTGGAAGGGCGCATCGCGCGCCTCGTCCTGCAGCGGCCCGACAAGCTCAATGCACTCAATCCGCAGATGCTCAAAGAACTGCTCGACGCATTGCACCGGGTGCGCCTCCACAAGGGACTGAACGCGCTCCTGCTCGTCGGGTCGGGGCGCCTCTTCTCGGCTGGCGTCGACCTCGACACGCCATTCTTCATGGAGCATGTCGAAGACGCCTCGGTCTTCTCGGGAACGAGACTGCTCAACTGGCAGCACCAGGTCATTACGGCACTGTTCGAACAGGAGATCATCACGATCGCCGCGATCAACGGCCATGCCTGTGGCGGTGGCGGGCTGGGCCTTGCGATGTCCTGCGACATGCGCGTCAGCGTCCGCTCCGCCCGGTTCTGGATGGTGCCGCTGATGCTCGACGTGATCCAGGATTTCGGCTTGAGCTGGCTCGCGCAGCGGCTAGTTGGTCCCTCGCGCACCATGCAGATGGCCGTCCTCGGACAGAGGGTCGACGCCGAAACCGCCCTCGGCTGGGGGCTGGTCAACGAACTGGTGGACGACGCCGACGCCCTGGCTGCGCGGATGCAAGCCATCGCCGCCCAGATCGACGGCATGGGCTCGGACGCGCTGCGCATGATGAAGCTCATCCTGCGCAACGGTGAGCGCAGCGAGTTGCGCAGCCAGCTCGGCCTCGAAGCGGTGGCCAACGGCCTGAATTTCCAGTCCGGGGAGTTCCAGCAGAAGAAGGCGAGCTATCTCCGTCAGTTGCGAGAGGGACGGGTATGA
- a CDS encoding alpha-ketoacid dehydrogenase subunit beta: protein MANKTFCWAIIDAMREEMERDDSVILIGEDVAAAGGSFGATRGLFDKFGPARVRDTPISEEIIVGLGVGAAMTGRRPIVEIMFIDFLGLCLDQIANQAAKTHYIYDGLFKMPLVIRTSTAVEMGIGPHHSQSWEAIVSHIPGLKVVMPSTPRDAKGLLKAAIRDNNPVVFIEHIALHRVKEEIEDDEFLIPLGKADVKREGRDVTVVATGLMVARALAAAEVLSKEGVEIEVIDPRTISPLDIDTIVESVRKTNRALVVTSSLKQFGLGSEVSAEITERAFFDLDQPVKRLSPPFTPVPFGRQFDEYLNPNADSIVSAVRELMA, encoded by the coding sequence ATGGCAAACAAGACCTTTTGCTGGGCTATCATCGACGCCATGCGCGAGGAGATGGAGCGTGACGACAGCGTTATCCTGATCGGCGAAGATGTGGCCGCGGCCGGCGGGTCGTTCGGCGCAACGCGCGGCCTGTTCGACAAGTTTGGACCGGCGCGCGTGCGCGACACGCCGATCAGCGAGGAGATCATCGTCGGCCTCGGCGTCGGCGCGGCGATGACGGGCCGACGCCCGATCGTCGAGATCATGTTCATCGACTTCCTCGGGCTCTGCCTCGACCAGATCGCCAACCAGGCGGCCAAGACGCACTACATCTATGATGGCCTCTTCAAGATGCCGCTTGTGATCCGCACCAGTACGGCGGTCGAGATGGGTATCGGGCCGCATCACTCCCAGTCATGGGAGGCGATCGTCAGCCATATCCCCGGCCTCAAGGTGGTAATGCCCTCCACCCCGCGGGATGCGAAGGGGCTGCTGAAGGCGGCTATCCGCGACAACAATCCGGTGGTCTTCATCGAACACATCGCGCTGCACCGCGTGAAGGAAGAGATCGAGGACGACGAGTTCCTGATCCCGCTCGGCAAGGCGGACGTGAAGCGCGAGGGCCGCGATGTCACCGTGGTGGCTACCGGGCTGATGGTGGCGCGCGCGCTGGCGGCGGCGGAAGTCCTTTCGAAGGAAGGCGTCGAGATCGAGGTCATCGACCCGCGGACGATCAGCCCGCTGGATATCGACACGATCGTGGAATCGGTGCGCAAGACAAACCGGGCGCTGGTCGTCACCTCGTCGCTCAAGCAGTTCGGTCTCGGCTCCGAAGTTTCGGCCGAGATTACCGAGCGCGCGTTCTTCGACCTCGACCAGCCGGTGAAGCGCCTGTCGCCGCCCTTCACGCCGGTGCCATTCGGCCGTCAGTTCGACGAATACCTTAATCCCAACGCCGATTCGATCGTTTCGGCGGTGCGCGAATTGATGGCCTAG
- a CDS encoding dihydrolipoamide acetyltransferase family protein yields MAHLVAIPKLGLTMTDCTLVDWAKQDGDRVEQGETLYAVETDKITSDIEADDSGYLRRFAEVDTMHEVGAVVGGLFATREEALAASGPGAKAPPGPRDEPAEPAAASASMPTPPPGKAGRVRVSPLARRIASAAGIDPASLEGSGAHGAVLRRDVDTEIARRESSARATAQPAAASAQPAAADTRRALAGMRKAIAQKMVQSLTSTAQMTGFARVDMAEAVRLRQACIAAEADLGVRVSYTDIVLKACAQALASMPQINASIIGDEIITWADVNVGLAVALDDGLIVPVIRNADRKSIAEIAAERIDLAARARSGRLSREDLDGGTFSLSNFGSYGGDFETPILNAPQSALLGIGAIEDEPVVRDGQIVIRPMMMLSLTFDHRLIDGAVAGRFRGRVREILENPYSMMATLR; encoded by the coding sequence ATGGCCCATCTGGTCGCGATACCGAAACTCGGTCTGACGATGACCGACTGCACGCTCGTCGACTGGGCGAAGCAGGACGGCGACAGGGTCGAGCAGGGCGAGACCCTCTACGCGGTCGAAACCGACAAGATCACCTCGGACATCGAGGCGGACGATTCCGGGTACCTGCGCCGATTTGCCGAAGTCGACACGATGCACGAAGTCGGTGCGGTGGTCGGCGGCCTCTTTGCCACACGTGAAGAGGCGCTCGCGGCGAGCGGTCCGGGCGCGAAAGCGCCTCCGGGTCCACGGGACGAGCCGGCAGAGCCCGCCGCCGCAAGCGCCTCGATGCCCACGCCGCCACCCGGCAAGGCCGGCCGCGTCCGGGTTTCGCCGCTGGCGCGGCGGATCGCCAGCGCCGCCGGCATCGACCCCGCCAGTCTCGAGGGCAGCGGAGCCCACGGAGCAGTGCTGCGCCGCGACGTGGACACAGAGATCGCCCGCCGCGAATCTTCCGCCCGCGCAACGGCACAGCCGGCTGCCGCATCAGCGCAGCCCGCCGCCGCCGACACGCGACGCGCCCTTGCGGGCATGCGCAAGGCAATCGCCCAGAAAATGGTGCAGAGCCTGACGTCGACGGCGCAGATGACCGGCTTCGCGCGCGTCGACATGGCCGAGGCGGTGCGCCTGCGCCAGGCCTGCATCGCTGCCGAGGCGGATCTCGGCGTTCGCGTGAGCTACACCGATATCGTGCTCAAGGCCTGTGCCCAGGCGCTGGCCTCGATGCCGCAGATCAACGCCTCGATCATTGGCGATGAGATCATCACTTGGGCCGACGTCAATGTCGGCCTCGCCGTCGCACTCGACGACGGGCTGATCGTGCCCGTCATCCGCAATGCGGATCGCAAGTCGATCGCCGAGATCGCCGCGGAGCGCATTGATCTCGCAGCCCGCGCACGGAGCGGGCGGTTGTCGCGGGAGGACCTCGATGGAGGCACGTTCAGCCTGTCGAATTTCGGCTCTTATGGCGGTGACTTCGAGACCCCTATCCTCAACGCCCCGCAATCTGCGCTGCTTGGAATCGGTGCGATCGAAGATGAGCCCGTCGTGCGGGACGGCCAGATCGTGATCCGGCCGATGATGATGCTGAGCCTGACGTTCGACCATCGGCTGATCGACGGCGCGGTGGCGGGCCGCTTCCGTGGCCGGGTCAGGGAAATTCTCGAGAATCCCTATTCGATGATGGCGACGCTGCGATGA